The following are encoded in a window of Microbacterium sp. LWO13-1.2 genomic DNA:
- a CDS encoding WhiB family transcriptional regulator, whose product MTGYRSDVPENWFVDPINLGVPGVRRTDADDDNALAWQTDALCSQTDPEAFFPEKGGSTRDAKRICTTCDVRGECLEYALNNDERFGIWGGLSERERRKLKRRAS is encoded by the coding sequence ATGACGGGATACCGTTCCGACGTACCGGAGAACTGGTTTGTCGATCCGATCAACCTCGGAGTACCTGGGGTTCGTCGAACCGATGCCGACGACGACAATGCTCTCGCCTGGCAGACCGATGCCCTCTGCTCGCAGACCGACCCGGAGGCCTTCTTCCCGGAGAAGGGCGGGTCGACGCGCGATGCGAAGCGCATCTGCACCACCTGCGACGTTCGCGGCGAATGCCTCGAATACGCGCTGAACAATGACGAGCGCTTCGGAATCTGGGGCGGGCTGTCCGAGCGCGAGCGCCGCAAGCTCAAGCGCCGCGCCAGCTGA